Proteins from one Cryptomeria japonica chromosome 4, Sugi_1.0, whole genome shotgun sequence genomic window:
- the LOC131061153 gene encoding uncharacterized protein LOC131061153 has translation MPEERQILAARQGSQVDSSHGSNIGSGHSEQQSSSETLHRPRHPVRRNPEMSGFLRSQDKENMVPEKSGSRRRRRRRVSTSRSPLPADYPRAPLQDITLYMHILQRSRTRAGARMQIHGISPPRQPMIHVSPSQETDPTLTLDDPLQEAEPTTANPILVLESPLQQSEPTITSPRQLPEDSTLPNFVQLPEQESHGLTTDTQTEEQNCALDRTLSHHGNIITDSSLTAEVGMVFHHDYITEEARARDVSMLANQEHGAFGSVLQSKTWNEQSGRGRGGSHPQPKKKSSLKQLMKMR, from the exons ATGCCAGAAGAGCGTCAGATTTTGGCTGCTAGGCAGGGTTCACAAGTGGACTCAAGCCATGGGTCAAATATTGGTTCAGGTCATTCTGAACAACAGAGTTCAAGTGAAACTCTACACCGCCCTAGACACCCAGTAAGGAGAAACCCTGAAATGTCAGGGTTCCTGAGAAGTCAGGACAAAGAAAATATGGTTCCTGAGAAGTCAGGAAGCCGAAGGCGAAGACGAAGGAGGGTGTCTACATCAAGGAGTCCTTTACCTGCAGATTATCCTCGTGCTCCTCTCCAGGATATAACACTATATATGCAT ATTCTTCAGAGGTCCAGAACTAGGGCTGGGGCTAGAATGCAGATTCATGGGATAAGTCCTCCTAGACAGCCCATGATTCATGTCAGCCCATCCCAGGAAACAGATCCAACATTGACCCTCGATGACCCCTTGCAAGAAGCAGAACCCACCACGGCAAATCCAATACTGGTTCTGGAAAGTCCTTTGCAACAATCAGAGCCCACCATAACAAGTCCCAGACAGCTACCAGAAGATAGCACACTACCAAATTTTGTACAACTTCCTGAGCAAGAATCCCATGGGCTAACAACTGACACCCAAACCGAAGAGCAAAACTGTGCTCTAGACAGGACTTTGAGTCATCATGGAAATATAATTACAGACAGTTCTTTAACAGCAGAGGTGGGAATGGTATTTCATCACGACTACATTACAGAAGAAGCTAGAGCAAGAGATGTTTCCATGTTAGCAAATCAAGAGCATGGTGCATTTGGATCTGTTCTGCAGTCTAAAACTTGGAATGAGCAAAGTGGAAGGGGCAGAGGAGGTAGTCATCCTCAACCAAAGAAGAAATCATCGTTGAAGCAATTGATGAAAATGCGTTGA